In Flavobacterium sp. N1736, the following are encoded in one genomic region:
- a CDS encoding peptide MFS transporter → MENNTITLEQIQDFKGKYPKQLWYLFLVEMWERFCFYGMRGVLAFFMVDQLGLLEGKANLQYGAIQAFVYAFTFIGGIFADKILGFKKSLLFGGIVMILGNLLIAASPHDFFYYGITLSIIGTGFFKPNVSSMVGELYHESDGRRDAGYGMFYAGINIGGMLGGAIPIYLGKNYSWSLCFLSAAIVMIIGVITFLLTKKHLAPIGNSPLENHTPKKRNLYEIAVYVGSIVVIPLVYIMVINSDFTEYFMYTIGVAALLYFLYELFQIKDRNQQYKLLAAFIFIFGYFMFMAISEQSGGSLSLFAKDNLSSKLLFFNIDPNVVNNSINSMYVIIFSPLVGLLWIFLYKRKIEPNTVIKFGLSFILLAVGFFIFYCARFFVDANGLSSLDLFALGYLVYTLGELCIGPIGMSVITKLSPKRLFGMMMGLWFLSSAFGQFAAGKLGSEMSNANTGTTLMSKLIAYTDGYYQLAIYALVAGVVLIVTTPLIKKLMQEVK, encoded by the coding sequence ATGGAAAACAATACAATTACCTTAGAACAAATACAAGATTTTAAAGGCAAATACCCAAAACAATTGTGGTATTTGTTTTTGGTTGAAATGTGGGAGCGTTTTTGCTTCTACGGAATGAGAGGAGTTTTAGCCTTTTTTATGGTAGACCAATTAGGTTTACTTGAAGGAAAGGCAAATCTTCAATACGGAGCTATTCAGGCTTTTGTTTATGCTTTTACATTTATCGGTGGAATTTTTGCGGATAAAATTCTGGGTTTCAAAAAGTCGTTGCTTTTTGGAGGAATCGTCATGATTTTGGGAAATTTGCTTATTGCAGCGTCTCCGCATGATTTCTTTTACTACGGAATTACGTTGTCTATTATTGGTACAGGTTTCTTTAAGCCAAATGTATCTTCGATGGTTGGCGAATTATATCACGAAAGCGACGGTCGTAGAGATGCAGGTTACGGAATGTTCTATGCCGGTATTAATATTGGTGGAATGCTTGGTGGTGCGATTCCTATTTATTTAGGAAAAAACTATTCCTGGAGTTTATGTTTTCTTTCTGCAGCAATCGTAATGATTATTGGTGTTATAACTTTTCTTTTAACGAAAAAACACTTAGCACCAATTGGAAATTCTCCACTTGAAAATCATACACCAAAAAAACGTAATCTTTATGAAATCGCAGTTTACGTTGGTTCTATTGTAGTAATACCTTTGGTCTATATCATGGTAATCAATTCTGATTTTACAGAGTATTTCATGTATACCATTGGAGTTGCAGCGTTATTATACTTTTTATATGAATTGTTTCAGATAAAAGATAGAAATCAACAATATAAATTGCTGGCGGCTTTCATTTTTATCTTCGGATATTTTATGTTTATGGCTATTTCTGAGCAATCAGGAGGATCATTATCGCTTTTTGCTAAAGATAATTTATCCAGTAAATTACTGTTTTTTAATATCGATCCAAACGTAGTTAATAATAGTATTAACTCAATGTATGTTATTATTTTTAGTCCTTTGGTTGGGTTATTGTGGATCTTTTTATACAAAAGAAAAATAGAACCCAATACAGTTATTAAATTCGGACTTTCGTTTATATTATTGGCCGTAGGTTTCTTCATATTTTACTGTGCAAGATTTTTTGTCGATGCAAATGGTTTGAGTTCATTAGATTTGTTTGCCTTAGGATATTTGGTTTATACACTAGGTGAACTTTGTATTGGACCAATCGGAATGTCTGTAATTACAAAATTATCACCAAAAAGATTATTTGGTATGATGATGGGATTGTGGTTTTTATCGAGCGCATTCGGGCAATTTGCAGCAGGAAAACTGGGGTCAGAAATGTCAAATGCGAATACAGGAACAACCTTAATGTCTAAGCTTATTGCTTATACAGACGGATATTATCAATTGGCAATTTATGCACTTGTTGCAGGTGTTGTTTTAATTGTAACAACGCCTTTGATTAAAAAATTAATGCAAGAAGTAAAATAG
- a CDS encoding thioredoxin family protein: MKKIFLVALFIMGAFTSQAQELKWYTDVKEAITVSNKENKPMLMFFTGSDWCGWCIRLQNEVLKTAEFTKWANDNVILVELDYPRRTPQTPEIKNQNNELQQAFGIQGFPTIYFTSAEAKDGKVNFKGLGQTGYVAGGPSAWLAVADGIVHPKKS; this comes from the coding sequence ATGAAAAAAATATTTTTAGTTGCCTTGTTTATAATGGGCGCGTTTACCTCACAAGCACAAGAATTAAAATGGTATACTGATGTAAAAGAAGCCATTACTGTAAGCAATAAAGAAAATAAGCCAATGCTAATGTTTTTTACAGGAAGTGATTGGTGCGGCTGGTGTATTCGTTTGCAGAATGAGGTTTTAAAAACAGCAGAGTTTACAAAATGGGCAAACGATAATGTTATTTTGGTTGAGTTAGATTATCCAAGAAGAACGCCTCAAACGCCTGAAATAAAAAATCAGAATAATGAATTGCAACAGGCTTTTGGTATTCAGGGATTCCCAACTATTTATTTTACAAGTGCAGAAGCAAAAGATGGTAAAGTAAATTTTAAAGGTCTTGGACAAACAGGATATGTTGCCGGAGGTCCATCTGCTTGGTTAGCAGTTGCAGACGGAATTGTACATCCAAAGAAATCGTAG
- a CDS encoding thioredoxin family protein, with product MNKKLLILLVFFGSYMLHSQNLVWRTNMTDAIAISNEQKKPMLIFFTAAGAPDNLQNEIFKTPDFAVWSRDNVVLVKLDLSDINASEGDKEQNVRLKDAFGVVELPEVCFASASVRKNKTTFSALGKLAYKPGGAKSWISESNAILHPVETE from the coding sequence ATGAATAAAAAACTACTTATCCTACTCGTTTTTTTTGGTTCATATATGTTACATTCTCAAAATTTAGTATGGAGAACAAACATGACTGATGCAATAGCAATCAGTAATGAACAAAAAAAACCAATGTTGATCTTTTTTACTGCCGCAGGTGCGCCAGATAATCTTCAAAACGAAATTTTTAAAACACCGGATTTTGCCGTATGGTCTCGTGATAATGTTGTACTTGTAAAGTTAGATTTATCCGATATCAATGCTTCTGAAGGTGATAAAGAACAAAATGTTAGACTAAAAGATGCTTTTGGCGTAGTTGAATTACCCGAAGTTTGCTTTGCAAGTGCATCTGTTAGAAAAAACAAAACCACTTTTAGCGCACTTGGAAAACTGGCTTACAAGCCAGGTGGTGCAAAATCATGGATTTCTGAATCAAACGCAATTCTGCATCCGGTCGAGACTGAGTAA
- a CDS encoding thioredoxin family protein, protein MTQKLLILLFFLGSFLVQSQGLVWSTNLTDAIAVSNEQRKPLLIFFTASSAPEKIQTEIFNTPDFLNWSNKNVVLVKLDLSDASASESVREQNVSLKNAFGIDELPQACFATASIRKGKTNFNSLGKIAYMSSGVKAWIAESNLILNPEE, encoded by the coding sequence ATGACCCAAAAACTACTTATCCTACTGTTTTTTTTAGGCTCATTTTTAGTACAGTCACAAGGACTTGTCTGGAGTACAAACCTGACAGACGCGATTGCAGTAAGTAATGAACAAAGAAAACCACTATTAATTTTTTTTACCGCCTCTAGTGCGCCGGAAAAAATTCAGACCGAAATTTTTAATACGCCCGATTTTCTAAATTGGTCAAATAAAAATGTTGTTTTAGTAAAGCTTGATTTATCTGATGCTTCTGCCTCTGAGAGCGTAAGGGAGCAGAATGTTTCTTTAAAAAATGCCTTTGGGATTGATGAATTGCCTCAGGCATGTTTTGCAACAGCTTCTATTAGAAAAGGAAAAACTAATTTTAATTCCTTAGGAAAAATAGCCTATATGTCCTCAGGCGTAAAAGCGTGGATTGCAGAATCTAATCTGATTTTGAATCCGGAAGAATAA
- a CDS encoding ComEC/Rec2 family competence protein, whose amino-acid sequence MKVFDFPLVKITISFILGILIAYFCQPSVFATAIMLIVGVIFISVLYFLSHREKKLNILFGISASFLSFCIGMTTLLINTDSLQKSNYIHCKEAFEKPQFITLTLREKIKSNTYSDRYVALINTINEKTYSGRIIINVQKDSLPNPIIIGNKIRVKTILQQNSSSKNPNQFDYSKYLKNKQIYAQIYISKSEITINRKIKKDIWFYASRLNTRIVNNLEKANFNKAEMNVAMALILGQQQEISADIIQDYQYSGATHVLSVSGLHVGYIMLFILFILKPIPNTKKGSFIKLIAIIISLALFAIVSGLSPPVLRSVVMFSFIAISNHLHRNTNIYHTLLVSILLILLFEPYFLFDVGFQLSYIALFSIVWLQPLLKMICNPKNKILKYLWEGLTVSFAAQIGTFPICLYYFHQFPGLFFVTNILILPVLSFIMIAGIIVMVISVFQTCPLFIVQIFEKSIFLLNLIIHYVAAFDSFVIRNISFNVYYLLTFYLATITIIIWFKKPGFGKLFVFLISVILLQTSFIYTKKETESQHELIVFNASKKTIITKRTGKNVLLFTNDSLLKKGLKNNLTDAYLVGNFASLNDIKTIKNILFFNGKKILLIDSLGVYENKIQPDIVILTQSPKINLDRMMEELKPKAIIADATNSNAIQKQWKASCASKKIPFHATREKGYYKLN is encoded by the coding sequence ATGAAAGTATTCGATTTTCCATTGGTTAAAATTACCATTAGTTTTATTTTAGGCATTTTGATCGCCTATTTTTGTCAGCCATCAGTTTTCGCAACCGCAATAATGCTTATTGTTGGCGTAATTTTTATTTCAGTCTTATATTTTCTTTCCCATAGAGAAAAAAAGCTAAATATCCTGTTTGGAATTAGTGCCTCCTTTCTTTCGTTTTGTATTGGCATGACAACACTGTTAATCAATACCGATTCTCTTCAAAAATCCAATTACATACACTGCAAAGAAGCTTTCGAAAAACCGCAGTTTATCACTTTAACATTGCGGGAAAAAATAAAAAGCAATACTTACAGCGATCGATATGTCGCTCTTATCAATACCATTAATGAAAAAACTTATTCTGGCAGGATAATTATAAACGTGCAAAAAGACAGTCTGCCAAACCCAATTATTATTGGAAATAAAATCAGGGTAAAAACAATTCTCCAACAGAATAGTTCATCAAAAAATCCAAATCAATTTGATTACAGTAAATACCTGAAGAACAAACAAATTTATGCCCAGATTTATATTTCAAAATCGGAAATAACTATTAATAGAAAAATCAAAAAAGATATTTGGTTTTATGCTTCCCGGTTAAATACCCGAATAGTAAACAATCTCGAAAAAGCGAATTTCAATAAAGCAGAAATGAACGTTGCAATGGCATTAATCTTAGGTCAGCAACAAGAAATTTCGGCAGATATTATTCAGGATTATCAATATTCCGGTGCTACGCATGTTTTATCCGTTTCAGGATTACACGTTGGTTATATAATGTTATTTATTCTTTTTATTTTAAAACCAATTCCCAATACTAAAAAGGGTTCTTTTATAAAACTAATCGCTATCATCATTTCATTAGCACTTTTTGCCATTGTTTCAGGGCTTTCTCCGCCGGTTTTGCGCTCCGTTGTAATGTTTTCTTTTATAGCAATAAGCAATCATTTACACAGAAATACCAATATATATCACACTTTACTCGTTTCAATTTTATTGATTTTACTTTTCGAGCCTTATTTTTTATTCGATGTTGGATTTCAATTAAGTTACATTGCGTTATTTTCTATCGTATGGCTTCAGCCTTTATTGAAAATGATATGCAATCCAAAAAATAAAATTCTGAAATATCTCTGGGAAGGATTAACAGTTTCATTCGCAGCACAAATAGGCACATTCCCAATTTGCTTGTATTATTTTCATCAGTTTCCTGGTTTATTTTTTGTTACAAATATTCTTATTTTGCCTGTTTTATCATTTATAATGATTGCCGGAATTATTGTTATGGTAATCTCTGTTTTTCAAACCTGCCCATTATTTATTGTTCAAATTTTCGAAAAAAGCATTTTCCTCTTAAATCTGATTATTCATTATGTTGCGGCATTTGATTCTTTTGTAATTCGCAATATTAGTTTTAACGTCTATTATTTACTCACATTTTATTTAGCAACTATTACAATTATTATATGGTTTAAAAAACCGGGTTTCGGTAAACTGTTTGTATTTCTTATCTCTGTAATTTTATTGCAGACTTCCTTTATATACACCAAAAAAGAAACCGAAAGCCAACATGAATTGATTGTTTTCAATGCTTCCAAAAAAACAATTATTACCAAAAGAACAGGCAAAAATGTTTTACTTTTTACAAATGACAGCCTTTTAAAAAAAGGATTAAAGAACAATCTTACCGATGCTTATCTCGTTGGAAATTTTGCCAGTTTAAATGACATAAAAACAATTAAAAACATTTTGTTTTTTAATGGCAAAAAAATCCTTTTAATAGATAGTCTTGGTGTTTATGAAAATAAAATTCAGCCGGATATTGTTATTCTTACCCAATCGCCAAAAATAAATTTAGATCGCATGATGGAGGAACTCAAACCAAAAGCAATAATTGCAGATGCTACAAATTCAAATGCCATTCAAAAACAATGGAAAGCCAGTTGCGCCTCAAAAAAAATCCCTTTTCACGCAACGCGCGAAAAGGGATATTACAAATTAAATTAA
- a CDS encoding C40 family peptidase translates to MKKILVLFFLSLLFISCKSTSSAVTKTESKRENKYIVTHLIENATDNIGVRYKAGGTTRNGFDCSGLVFTTFESQNIKLPRSSYEQAKVGKIIKFNDAQKGDLIFFKTNKSNQINHVGLITEVNSNEIKFVHSSTSKGVIISSTKEPYYQKSFVQINRIVD, encoded by the coding sequence TTGAAAAAAATACTCGTTTTATTCTTTTTGTCCTTGCTGTTTATTTCGTGCAAATCGACTTCATCTGCAGTAACTAAAACAGAATCAAAACGAGAAAACAAATATATTGTAACGCATTTAATTGAAAATGCAACAGACAATATTGGCGTTCGATATAAAGCAGGCGGAACAACCAGAAATGGTTTTGATTGTTCTGGTTTGGTTTTTACCACTTTTGAATCTCAAAATATTAAACTTCCAAGAAGCTCTTATGAACAAGCTAAAGTGGGAAAAATAATTAAGTTTAATGACGCTCAAAAAGGTGATTTAATTTTCTTTAAGACCAATAAAAGCAATCAAATCAATCATGTTGGTTTAATTACCGAAGTTAATTCTAATGAAATTAAATTTGTACATTCTTCAACCTCAAAAGGCGTTATAATTTCATCTACAAAAGAACCTTATTACCAAAAATCATTTGTACAGATCAATAGAATTGTTGATTAA
- the lpxB gene encoding lipid-A-disaccharide synthase, producing the protein MKYYIIAGEASGDLHGSNLMKAIYEEDPQAEIRFWGGDLMQKAGGTLVKHYRELAFMGFIEVVFNLKTILSNITFCKKDITNFQPDVLIFIDYPGFNMRIAKWAKALNYKTHYYISPQIWAWKENRIKAIKQDVDKMFVILPFEKSFYEDKHHFPVDFVGHPLIDAIQNQPAFEEAVFRKENQLSEKPIIAVLPGSRKQEITKMLSVMLSVVDDFQDYQFVIAGAPSQDFEFYQQFITNKNIKFVSNKTYDLLRSSTAALVTSGTATLETALFKVPEVVCYKGSWASYQIAKRIITLKYISLVNLIMDQEVVTELIQDDCNTKRIKEELQKLLEPGYRENLLKNYHILEQKLGGVGASKKTAKLIVADLKS; encoded by the coding sequence ATGAAATACTACATAATAGCTGGTGAAGCTTCTGGAGATTTACACGGTTCAAATTTAATGAAGGCAATATATGAGGAAGATCCTCAAGCTGAAATTAGATTTTGGGGAGGTGATTTAATGCAAAAAGCCGGAGGAACTTTGGTAAAACATTATCGCGAACTGGCCTTTATGGGTTTTATTGAAGTTGTTTTTAATCTAAAAACCATTTTAAGCAACATTACTTTTTGCAAAAAAGACATCACTAATTTTCAGCCTGATGTTCTTATTTTTATCGATTACCCGGGTTTCAATATGCGTATTGCAAAATGGGCAAAAGCGTTAAACTATAAAACACATTACTATATTTCGCCACAAATTTGGGCGTGGAAAGAAAACAGAATCAAAGCGATCAAACAAGATGTTGATAAGATGTTTGTGATTTTACCTTTCGAAAAAAGTTTTTATGAAGATAAACATCATTTTCCGGTAGATTTTGTAGGTCATCCTTTAATTGATGCCATTCAGAATCAACCTGCTTTTGAAGAAGCTGTTTTTAGAAAAGAAAACCAATTAAGCGAAAAACCAATTATTGCCGTTTTACCGGGAAGCAGAAAACAGGAAATTACCAAAATGCTCAGTGTAATGCTAAGTGTTGTTGATGATTTTCAGGATTATCAATTTGTGATTGCCGGCGCTCCAAGTCAGGATTTTGAATTTTACCAGCAGTTTATCACGAACAAAAACATCAAATTTGTTTCGAATAAAACCTATGATTTACTTCGTTCTTCAACCGCTGCATTGGTAACATCAGGAACTGCAACTTTAGAAACTGCTCTTTTTAAAGTGCCTGAAGTAGTTTGCTATAAAGGAAGCTGGGCTTCTTATCAAATTGCCAAACGCATTATAACTTTAAAATATATTTCTCTTGTAAATTTAATTATGGATCAGGAAGTGGTAACCGAATTGATTCAGGATGATTGCAATACCAAACGTATTAAAGAGGAATTGCAAAAATTACTGGAACCGGGTTACCGTGAAAACCTGCTAAAAAATTACCATATTTTAGAGCAAAAGCTTGGCGGAGTTGGCGCAAGTAAAAAGACTGCTAAACTTATTGTTGCAGATTTAAAATCTTAA
- the surE gene encoding 5'/3'-nucleotidase SurE: MKQEKPLILVTNDDGILAPGIRALISVMETIGEVIVVAPDKPQSAMGHAITINNTLFLDKISKEEDIIAEYSCSGTPVDCVKLAVNEILKRKPDLCVSGVNHGSNSSINVIYSGTMSAAVEAGIEGIPAIGFSLLDFNWNADFEPIKSFIKRITLQTLENGLPKGVVLNVNFPKLKEDEIKGIKICRQAKAYYAQKFDKRQTPFGKDYYWLTGKFTNEDQGEDTDEWALENGYISVVPVQFDLTAHHTMQQLNTWKLNE; this comes from the coding sequence ATGAAACAAGAAAAACCGCTTATATTAGTTACCAATGATGATGGTATTCTGGCTCCCGGAATCAGGGCTTTGATAAGTGTTATGGAAACCATTGGTGAAGTAATAGTTGTAGCTCCGGATAAACCTCAAAGCGCCATGGGACATGCCATAACAATTAACAACACTTTATTTTTGGACAAAATATCAAAAGAAGAAGACATTATTGCGGAATATAGCTGTTCCGGAACTCCTGTTGATTGCGTAAAATTGGCAGTAAATGAAATTTTAAAACGAAAACCTGACCTCTGTGTTTCGGGAGTTAATCACGGATCAAATTCTTCTATAAACGTAATTTATTCAGGAACGATGAGTGCCGCCGTTGAAGCCGGAATCGAAGGAATTCCAGCCATTGGTTTTTCTTTATTAGATTTTAACTGGAATGCGGATTTTGAACCCATAAAATCTTTCATAAAAAGAATTACTTTGCAAACACTGGAAAACGGATTGCCAAAAGGTGTCGTTTTAAATGTTAATTTTCCGAAATTAAAAGAAGATGAAATTAAAGGAATAAAAATTTGCCGTCAGGCGAAAGCCTATTATGCCCAGAAATTTGACAAGCGACAAACTCCTTTTGGTAAAGATTATTACTGGCTTACAGGCAAATTTACAAACGAAGATCAAGGCGAAGATACTGATGAATGGGCTTTAGAAAATGGATATATTTCTGTAGTTCCGGTACAGTTCGATTTAACGGCACATCATACCATGCAACAACTTAATACCTGGAAATTAAATGAATAA
- a CDS encoding carboxy terminal-processing peptidase, translating into MNAIIKFMKRNYKILIAVLCLSLTLFAFKINANKQEDPDPNRDKTLLELLAFVIEKGHYSPAEINDEFSKGIFKDYIDALDPSKRFFLQSDIDEFKQYELQLDDQFLNKDLTFFNLTYTRLMKRMEESKKRYKTILAQPFNYNVDETFNADYETLPYAKNLTEINERWRKQIKLSTLSSLVTKQKLEEDKKKTDPAYKVKSFETLEKETRESSLKSLDDNFSLIKDLNKQDWFSVYVNSIMTRFDPHTSYFAPEEKDRFDVNISGKLEGIGARLTKKNDFTQIDELISGGPAWKGKQLEAGDLILKVAQGNEEPVDVVGMRLDDVVKKIKGHKGTEVKLTVKKVDGSIKVISIIRDVVEIEETYAKSSIVEKNGLKYGVIYLPKFYIDFENKDGRDAGKDIALEVERLKKEDINGIVLDVRDDGGGSLSTVVDIAGLFIEEGPIVQVKSAGKKKEVLYDKDKKIEWDGPLVIMVNSFSASASEILAAAIQDYKRGIIIGSKQTYGKGTVQNVLDLNQFVRNTNYGDLGALKITGQKFYRINGGSTQLEGVHSDVVMPDRYAYLKMGERDIDNAMPWDKIDQADYNTWTGTEKFNQAIANSRNRIANNTQFKLIEDNAKWIDVKNKENTYSLNINSFKATQEQVENEGKKYKPISDYKNNLVFKSLPYEELEVKNDATLKEKREAWHQALSKDVYVEEALNVLDDLQSKSSVVKGASSSKMKKDKLVKS; encoded by the coding sequence ATGAATGCTATTATTAAGTTTATGAAAAGAAATTATAAAATACTTATAGCCGTATTATGCTTGTCTCTGACATTATTTGCTTTTAAAATTAATGCCAATAAACAAGAAGATCCGGACCCGAACAGAGATAAAACGCTTTTAGAATTGCTTGCGTTTGTTATTGAAAAAGGACATTACAGTCCGGCTGAGATAAATGATGAGTTTTCTAAAGGAATTTTTAAAGATTATATCGATGCACTTGACCCTTCAAAAAGATTCTTTTTACAGTCTGATATTGATGAGTTTAAGCAATATGAATTGCAGTTAGACGATCAGTTTTTAAACAAAGATCTTACGTTTTTTAATCTTACTTATACAAGATTAATGAAACGTATGGAAGAAAGCAAAAAACGCTATAAGACTATTTTAGCTCAACCTTTCAATTACAATGTTGATGAGACTTTTAATGCCGATTATGAGACGCTGCCTTATGCTAAAAATCTAACAGAAATTAATGAAAGATGGAGAAAGCAGATTAAATTATCGACTCTTTCGTCGCTTGTTACAAAGCAAAAATTAGAAGAAGATAAGAAAAAAACAGATCCTGCTTATAAAGTAAAATCGTTTGAAACATTAGAAAAAGAAACGCGTGAAAGTTCATTAAAATCTTTAGATGACAATTTCAGTCTTATTAAAGATTTAAATAAACAAGATTGGTTTTCGGTTTACGTAAATTCAATTATGACACGTTTTGATCCGCACACAAGTTATTTTGCACCGGAAGAAAAAGATCGTTTTGATGTAAATATTAGCGGAAAATTAGAAGGAATTGGTGCGAGATTAACTAAGAAAAATGATTTTACTCAAATTGATGAATTAATTTCAGGCGGTCCTGCATGGAAAGGAAAACAACTTGAGGCTGGAGATTTAATTTTGAAAGTTGCACAAGGAAACGAAGAGCCTGTAGATGTTGTAGGTATGCGCTTGGATGATGTTGTGAAAAAAATTAAAGGACATAAAGGAACTGAAGTTAAACTTACAGTTAAAAAAGTTGATGGAAGCATTAAAGTCATTTCGATTATCAGAGACGTTGTTGAAATTGAAGAAACATATGCAAAATCAAGTATCGTAGAGAAAAACGGATTGAAATACGGCGTAATTTATTTACCTAAATTTTATATCGATTTTGAAAATAAAGATGGTCGTGATGCCGGAAAAGATATCGCTCTTGAAGTTGAAAGACTGAAAAAAGAAGATATTAACGGAATTGTACTTGATGTTCGTGATGATGGTGGTGGATCTTTGTCTACAGTTGTTGATATCGCAGGTTTATTTATTGAAGAAGGACCAATTGTTCAGGTAAAATCTGCCGGAAAAAAGAAAGAAGTTTTATACGATAAAGATAAAAAAATAGAGTGGGACGGACCATTAGTAATTATGGTGAACAGTTTCTCAGCTTCGGCTTCAGAGATTTTGGCTGCTGCAATTCAGGATTATAAACGTGGTATTATCATTGGAAGTAAACAAACTTATGGAAAAGGTACCGTACAAAACGTTCTTGATTTGAACCAGTTTGTTCGTAATACAAATTATGGTGATCTAGGTGCTTTGAAAATTACAGGGCAAAAATTCTACAGAATTAACGGAGGTTCAACTCAGTTAGAAGGCGTTCATAGTGATGTGGTTATGCCGGATCGTTATGCTTACCTAAAAATGGGTGAGCGTGATATAGATAACGCAATGCCTTGGGATAAAATTGATCAGGCAGATTATAATACCTGGACAGGAACTGAGAAGTTTAATCAGGCAATTGCAAACAGTAGAAACAGAATTGCAAATAATACTCAGTTTAAATTAATTGAGGATAATGCAAAATGGATTGATGTTAAAAACAAAGAGAATACGTATAGTTTAAATATCAATAGTTTTAAAGCTACTCAGGAACAAGTTGAAAATGAAGGTAAAAAATACAAACCAATTTCAGATTATAAAAACAATCTGGTTTTTAAATCTTTACCTTATGAAGAGCTTGAAGTTAAAAACGATGCTACTTTAAAAGAAAAAAGAGAAGCCTGGCACCAGGCATTATCTAAAGATGTTTATGTTGAAGAAGCTTTGAATGTTTTAGATGATTTACAAAGCAAAAGCAGTGTTGTTAAAGGCGCATCTTCAAGTAAAATGAAAAAAGATAAATTAGTAAAATCTTAA
- a CDS encoding DNA/RNA non-specific endonuclease, translating to MIKSLVFSLIGLALFSCKNEIKDKEEIVKDDAVKDVSSDFVSNQNSTDSGYNVTYLPTSTTNQIVKHKYYTLSYDEKHEQAEWVAYELKKEYLKNNDFKRPYFIEDPEVTTGSADWRNYKNSGYDKGHLCPAGDMEFNKDAYTDTFYTSNISPQKHDFNSGIWNRLEQKTRYWAGKYNDIYVVTGGILKDADKKIGTEKVSVPKYFYKIILAKSGNEHKAIAFLVPNEDSDKSLYDFVVPIETLEKMTGIDFFPNLKNLKSSKDF from the coding sequence ATGATAAAGAGTCTTGTATTTAGTTTGATTGGTTTGGCCTTGTTTTCTTGTAAAAATGAAATAAAAGATAAAGAAGAGATTGTAAAAGATGATGCTGTAAAGGATGTGTCATCTGATTTTGTATCAAATCAAAACAGTACAGATTCAGGCTATAATGTTACTTATTTGCCAACATCTACAACAAATCAAATTGTTAAGCATAAGTATTATACATTGTCTTATGATGAAAAACATGAACAAGCCGAATGGGTTGCGTATGAATTAAAAAAGGAATATCTAAAAAACAACGATTTTAAAAGACCTTATTTTATTGAGGATCCGGAAGTAACCACAGGTTCTGCAGATTGGAGAAATTATAAAAATTCAGGTTATGATAAAGGCCATCTTTGTCCTGCCGGAGATATGGAATTTAATAAAGATGCTTATACCGATACTTTTTATACTTCGAATATTTCACCTCAAAAGCACGATTTTAATAGTGGAATCTGGAATAGATTGGAACAAAAAACGCGTTATTGGGCTGGTAAGTATAATGATATTTACGTTGTTACCGGTGGAATTTTGAAAGATGCGGATAAAAAAATAGGAACAGAAAAAGTATCTGTTCCTAAATATTTTTATAAAATTATTTTAGCTAAATCCGGGAATGAACACAAAGCAATTGCTTTTTTGGTTCCCAATGAAGATAGCGATAAGTCACTTTATGATTTCGTTGTTCCTATTGAAACGTTAGAAAAAATGACAGGTATTGATTTCTTTCCGAATTTGAAAAATTTAAAAAGCAGTAAGGACTTTTAA